GTGGACAATGAACCATCGTGACCGGTATTCATGGCTTGTAGCATATCCAGGGCCTCTCCTCCTCTAACCTCGCCCACCACGATCCTATCCGGTCTCATTCTCAAGGCGTTTCTCACCAAATCCCTTATGGTTACTTGCCCTTTTCCTTCGATATTTGGGGGACGGGATTCCAATCGAATGACGTGTTCTTGGCGAAGTTGGAGCTCCGCCGCATCCTCTATGGTGATAATTCGCTCATCCGGAGGGATGAAGGAAGAAAGAACATTCAGGGTCGTGGTCTTTCCCGATCCCGTTCCTCCGGAGACCATGATATTCAGCCTACCCTTAACACAAGCTTCCCAGAATAGAGCGATTCTTCTGGTCATGGTGCCGAAGTTTATGAGATCCTCGACGGTATACGGATCGCGGGCAAATTTTCTGATGGTGAGTTTGGCGCCATCGATGGCTAGGGGAGGAATGATGGCATTCACTCGAGAGCCATCGGGGAGCCTCGCATCGACCATGGGAGCACTCTCATC
This is a stretch of genomic DNA from Actinomycetota bacterium. It encodes these proteins:
- a CDS encoding CpaF family protein, with the protein product MTLHERIAQIKKIGEEEKIARISPRRRLLEKLTQQIHRSLIEELGPELYDQNVDLRELQTRVQQKLQELISQEKTTLTSEEKMQLVESITHDVLGYGPLEEFLDDPEVTEIMVNGPDTIYIEKFGKIYPTDQKFIDEAHLRRIIDKIVAQVGRRIDESAPMVDARLPDGSRVNAIIPPLAIDGAKLTIRKFARDPYTVEDLINFGTMTRRIALFWEACVKGRLNIMVSGGTGSGKTTTLNVLSSFIPPDERIITIEDAAELQLRQEHVIRLESRPPNIEGKGQVTIRDLVRNALRMRPDRIVVGEVRGGEALDMLQAMNTGHDGSLST